CCAGCGCCTGTTGGAGCAGCGCGGCGAACTTGACGTGCCGGTTGCACTCCAGGCACGGATTCGGCGTGATGCCGCGCGTGTAGCCGTCGAGGAAGTAGTCGACAACGTGCTGCTTGAACGCCGCTTCGAAGTTCAGCAGGTGGAACGGAATGCCCAGCCGCACGCAGACCGCGCGCGCATCGGCGACCGCCTCCGGCGAGCAGCAGCGGTTGTAGGCGTCGCCGTCGGGACCCGCGCCGGCCCACAGGCGCATCATGACGCCGACGACGTCGTAGCCCTGCTCGACGAGCAGGGCCGCCGCAGTTGAACTGTCCACGCCGCCGCTCATGGCGACCACTACACGCTCGGCCATCGCGCTACGCGCCTCCGCGCAGCGCGCGCAGCCGCCGCACAATGTCCGGCAGCGTTTCCAGCACCGTATCGATCTCGGCCAGCGTGTTCTCCGGGCCCAGCGTCAGGCGCAGCGCGCCGGCCGCCAGCGCGCGCGGCACCCCCATCGCGGTTAGGACGTGGCTCGGCTCCTGCAGCGCAGACGTGCAGGCCGAGCCTGACGACGCGGCGACGCCGGCCAAGTCGAGCGCAGCCAGCACCGATCCGGCGTCCACCCGCTCGATCACGAACGATGCGTTATGCGGCAGGCGCTCCACCGGATGCCCGGTCAGGTGCGCGTCGGCAATCGTCGCGGGGATCGCATCGATCAGCCGCCGGCGCAGCGGATCGAGCGCGGCCGCATGCTCGGCGCGATGGGACTGCGCGCGCTCCAGCGCGGCGGCCAGCCCGGCGATATACGGCACATTCTCGGTGCCTGCACGCCGGTCGCCCTCGTGCCCGCCGCCGGTCTGGGACGGCAGCAACGGCGTGCCCCGGCGCACGTACAGCGCGCCGACCCCCTTGGGGCCGAAGAACTTGTGCGCGCCTAGCGAGAGCAGATCGACGTTCAATGTCCACACGTCCAGCGGCAGATAGGCTGCCGCCTGCACCGCATCGGTGTGGAACGGGATACCGCGCTCACGGGCCATCTGCCCGATATCGGCGATCGGCTCGATGGTGCCGACCTCGTTATTGGCGTACATGATCGAGATCAGCACCGTATTCGGGCGGACAGCGTGCATCACGTCGCCCGGGTCCACCCGGCCGGTGCGGTCAACCGCGATTTCGGTCAACTCGACGCCGTAGTGCTCCCGCAGCTGGTGGCAGGTGCCATCTACGGCGTGGTGCTCGATGGCGCTCGTGATAATATGGGGTGCCTGGCCGTTCAGACGCGCCCGGGCTGCCAGCACCACGCCGCGAATTGCCAGGTTATCGCTTTCGGTGCCGCCGCTAGTGAAGACAATCTCCGACGGTGCGCAGCCCAGGACGCGCGCCACCCGCCGCCGGGCGTCCTCGACCGCCTCGCGTGCGCGCTGGCCGAGGCCGTACAGACCGCCCGGATTGCCAAAT
This DNA window, taken from Chloroflexota bacterium, encodes the following:
- a CDS encoding cysteine desulfurase codes for the protein MGRAAIYLDHAATTPVHPDVLAAMLPYFSHEFGNPGGLYGLGQRAREAVEDARRRVARVLGCAPSEIVFTSGGTESDNLAIRGVVLAARARLNGQAPHIITSAIEHHAVDGTCHQLREHYGVELTEIAVDRTGRVDPGDVMHAVRPNTVLISIMYANNEVGTIEPIADIGQMARERGIPFHTDAVQAAAYLPLDVWTLNVDLLSLGAHKFFGPKGVGALYVRRGTPLLPSQTGGGHEGDRRAGTENVPYIAGLAAALERAQSHRAEHAAALDPLRRRLIDAIPATIADAHLTGHPVERLPHNASFVIERVDAGSVLAALDLAGVAASSGSACTSALQEPSHVLTAMGVPRALAAGALRLTLGPENTLAEIDTVLETLPDIVRRLRALRGGA